One Vicia villosa cultivar HV-30 ecotype Madison, WI unplaced genomic scaffold, Vvil1.0 ctg.000912F_1_1, whole genome shotgun sequence genomic region harbors:
- the LOC131632193 gene encoding uncharacterized protein LOC131632193 isoform X2, translated as MQKTYVQNSGNFTLTRDSRKHVQESVVHRNGSAVPSASSASYRSSLEVTPENDVNPRSSLGESSCKSKSSRELVKVLDRMWRLEEQQASNIATAKALIKELDSSQAQEKELVHEKKMNRQIMESLMKQITEDRRVNEIKDPLVAASIVHGGSVDEANL; from the exons ATGCAAAAAACCTATGTGCAAAACTCTGGGAATTTCACTCTCACCAG GGACTCGAGAAAACATGTTCAAGAATCGGTTGTTCACAGAAATGGTTCTGCTGTGCCGTCTGCGTCTTCTGCTAGTTACCGTAGCTCGTTGGAA GTTACACCAGAAAATGATGTAAATCCTAGAAGTTCCTTAGGAGAGTCGAGCTGCAAGTCGAAATCTTCGAGAGAGTTAGTCAAGGTTCTCGATCGTATGTGGCGTCTTGAAGAACAGCAGGCATCAAATATAGCAACAGCGAAAGCGCTGATAAAAGAACTAGATTCTTCTCAAGCACAAGAAAAAGAGTTAGTAcatgaaaagaaaatgaataggCAGATAATGGAGAGCTTAATGAAGCAAATAACAGAAGACAGACGTGTTAACGAAATCAAAGACCCTCTTGTTGCTGCTTCAATAGTTCATGGTGGTTCAGTTGATGAAGCAAACCT
- the LOC131632193 gene encoding uncharacterized protein LOC131632193 isoform X1 has protein sequence MKSLLQMATSNNKVKPKDYAKNLCAKLWEFHSHQSASARDSRKHVQESVVHRNGSAVPSASSASYRSSLEVTPENDVNPRSSLGESSCKSKSSRELVKVLDRMWRLEEQQASNIATAKALIKELDSSQAQEKELVHEKKMNRQIMESLMKQITEDRRVNEIKDPLVAASIVHGGSVDEANL, from the exons ATGAAATCTCTTCTCCAAATGGCTACATCAAACAACAAG GTTAAACCCAAAGATTATGCAAAAAACCTATGTGCAAAACTCTGGGAATTTCACTCTCACCAG TCAGCATCTGCTAGGGACTCGAGAAAACATGTTCAAGAATCGGTTGTTCACAGAAATGGTTCTGCTGTGCCGTCTGCGTCTTCTGCTAGTTACCGTAGCTCGTTGGAA GTTACACCAGAAAATGATGTAAATCCTAGAAGTTCCTTAGGAGAGTCGAGCTGCAAGTCGAAATCTTCGAGAGAGTTAGTCAAGGTTCTCGATCGTATGTGGCGTCTTGAAGAACAGCAGGCATCAAATATAGCAACAGCGAAAGCGCTGATAAAAGAACTAGATTCTTCTCAAGCACAAGAAAAAGAGTTAGTAcatgaaaagaaaatgaataggCAGATAATGGAGAGCTTAATGAAGCAAATAACAGAAGACAGACGTGTTAACGAAATCAAAGACCCTCTTGTTGCTGCTTCAATAGTTCATGGTGGTTCAGTTGATGAAGCAAACCT